The Sylvia atricapilla isolate bSylAtr1 chromosome 12, bSylAtr1.pri, whole genome shotgun sequence genome has a segment encoding these proteins:
- the LOC136366470 gene encoding arylamine N-acetyltransferase, pineal gland isozyme NAT-3-like: MDIKEYFARISYRGSYNKPDLATMSEIFLHHIQAVPFENLSIHCGESIELNLEATYNKIVRKKRGGWCMENNYLLSWVLKTLGYDVTLLGAKVYVAELDAYPDEIDHLLLRVELDGKSYIVDGGFGMAYQLWQPMELISGTDQPQTPGVFRFQEESGTWYLEKVKRKQWVLNPSSSTPQNVEYEVCRRIYLFTLQPRDIEEFRGCNAHLQTAPDSLFVTKSICSLQTADGIRALVGWKLTEIKYNYRDNMDLVEIRILADEEIEKTLKEKFNITLDKKLVPVNTSRLSLF; encoded by the coding sequence ATGGACATCAAGGAGTATTTTGCGAGAATTTCTTACCGGGGCTCTTACAATAAGCCAGACCTGGCTACCATGTCAGAGATATTCCTGCACCACATCCAAGCTGTCCCTTTTGAAAACCTCAGCATTCACTGTGGAGAAAGCATTGAGCTGAACCTAGAAGCGACCTACAACAAGATAGTGAGGAAGAAACGTGGGGGCTGGTGCATGGAAAACAACTACCTTCTGTCTTGGGTCCTGAAAACCCTTGGCTATGATGTCACCCTTCTGGGAGCAAAAGTTTATGTGGCAGAGCTTGACGCCTATCCAGATGAAATCGATCATCTGCTGCTACGAGTGGAGCTTGATGGCAAATCCTACATTGTGGATGGGGGGTTTGGGATGGCCTACCAGCTGTGGCAGCCAATGGAGCTGATTTCAGGGACAGATCAGCCTCAGACTCCTGGAGTCTTTCGTTTTCAGGAGGAGAGTGGGACCTGGTACCTTGAGAAGGTGAAAAGGAAGCAGTGGGTTCTCAACCCAAGCTCCTCGACTCCCCAAAATGTGGAATATGAAGTTTGCCGTCGGATTTATCTCTTCACCCTTCAGCCACGAGACATTGAGGAGTTCAGGGGCTGCAATGCCCACCTGCAGACAGCACCTGACTCTCTCTTTGTGACCAAGTCCATCTGCAGCCTGCAGACCGCCGACGGCATCCGGGCACTGGTGGGGTGGAAACTCACTGAGATAAAGTACAATTATAGGGACAACATGGATCTTGTGGAAATCAGAATCCTGGCAGatgaagaaatagagaaaacactgaaagagaaattcAATATAACACTAGACAAGAAATTGGTGCCTGTCAATACGAGCAGGTTGTCTCTGTTCTAA